From the Oleiharenicola lentus genome, one window contains:
- a CDS encoding 3'-5' exoribonuclease YhaM family protein: MSDHPVPLTVRDLKTLSGGDTFSSVLLVRRVTSKTAKNGNAFLSVELGDKTGSLNLNVFGDSPAFDLFTGLKEGGVVRIEAKVEFFQERLSPRLLRAEAISNEQLAGSPLMSNLVETAPEDADALWTEFQQHIASIQHAELRATVQALFDEIGEQFRTAPAAVSMHHAYRHGLLEHTVHMARAAKALLPLYPEVDADLAMAGVLVHDTGKVIEYQGDLVTAKSRKGILQGHVVLGYQLVRKAGIKSKLNGDLLERLEHIVLSHQGELEWGAAVIAATPEAVFVAKVDDLDAKMGMVQRLLRQAGEADQFSDRHLGLNSQLLLTKPQK; this comes from the coding sequence ATGTCCGACCACCCCGTTCCGCTCACCGTCCGCGATCTGAAAACCCTCTCCGGCGGCGACACCTTCAGCAGCGTGCTCCTCGTGCGCCGCGTGACCAGCAAGACGGCCAAGAACGGCAACGCCTTCCTCAGCGTCGAACTGGGCGACAAGACCGGCAGCCTCAATTTAAACGTTTTCGGCGACAGCCCGGCCTTTGACTTGTTTACCGGCCTCAAGGAAGGCGGCGTGGTGCGCATCGAGGCCAAGGTGGAATTTTTCCAGGAACGTCTCTCCCCCCGCCTGCTGCGCGCCGAGGCCATTTCCAACGAGCAGCTCGCCGGCTCGCCGCTCATGTCCAATCTCGTGGAAACCGCGCCTGAAGACGCCGACGCGCTTTGGACCGAATTCCAACAGCACATCGCCTCCATCCAGCACGCCGAACTCCGCGCCACCGTGCAGGCGCTCTTCGACGAGATCGGGGAGCAGTTCCGCACCGCTCCCGCTGCCGTCAGCATGCACCATGCGTATCGCCACGGCCTGCTGGAGCACACCGTCCACATGGCCCGCGCCGCCAAGGCGCTGCTCCCGCTTTACCCCGAGGTGGACGCCGACCTCGCCATGGCCGGCGTGCTCGTCCACGACACCGGCAAGGTCATCGAATACCAGGGTGACCTCGTCACCGCGAAGAGCCGCAAGGGCATCCTCCAGGGCCACGTCGTGCTCGGCTACCAGCTCGTCCGCAAGGCCGGCATCAAGTCCAAGCTCAACGGCGACCTCCTCGAGCGCCTCGAACATATCGTGCTCAGCCATCAGGGCGAACTCGAATGGGGCGCCGCCGTCATCGCCGCCACGCCCGAGGCCGTCTTTGTCGCCAAGGTGGACGACCTCGACGCCAAGATGGGCATGGTCCAGCGCCTCCTCCGCCAGGCCGGCGAAGCCGACCAATTCTCCGACCGCCACCTCGGCCTGAACTCGCAGCTGCTGCTGACGAAGCCGCAAAAATGA
- a CDS encoding type II secretion system F family protein, with protein sequence MPAFSYSAMDGQGHERTGALEAADARQAAVVLRGRGLFPTRVTAREGEGGAKAGPTGAGAMTLAVFGSLSAKERASFTRQLGTLLHAGMPLLRGLEVLGRQVKNPAFAKVITALADGIRSGEALSEVMGRHPRAFDRLYVSMIRAGEAGGLLDVVLDRLAQFQEKSLQVRGKVKAAMVYPFIVLGVAVGILVALLVFVVPKFQQIFADLLKGAPLPPLTRAVLTVSDVVRNHLLLVVVGSAVAMVGFQLFRRSPAGARIIDTLTIRMPLSGELFLKVVVARFARTLGTLLSSGVPILPALLITRDTCANARIASAIQAIHDRVKEGASVARPLEAAGVFPPMVASMVEVGEHSGQLPEMLQKIADIYEGEVDNAVAGLSSLIEPILILFLALVVGTIVIALFLPIIRIVQMLT encoded by the coding sequence ATGCCAGCATTCAGCTACAGTGCGATGGACGGACAGGGACACGAGCGGACGGGGGCTTTGGAGGCCGCGGATGCGCGGCAGGCGGCGGTGGTCCTGCGCGGGCGCGGCCTGTTTCCGACGCGGGTTACGGCGCGAGAAGGTGAGGGGGGCGCCAAGGCTGGGCCCACAGGGGCGGGGGCGATGACACTGGCCGTGTTCGGTTCCTTGAGCGCCAAGGAACGGGCCTCGTTCACACGGCAGCTGGGAACGCTCCTGCATGCGGGCATGCCCCTGCTGCGCGGCTTGGAAGTGCTCGGCCGGCAGGTTAAGAACCCGGCCTTCGCAAAGGTGATAACGGCCCTGGCGGATGGCATTCGTTCCGGCGAGGCCCTGTCCGAGGTGATGGGCCGGCATCCGCGGGCGTTTGACCGGCTTTATGTAAGCATGATCCGGGCGGGCGAGGCCGGCGGTCTGCTTGATGTCGTGCTCGACCGGTTGGCGCAGTTTCAGGAAAAAAGCCTGCAAGTGCGCGGCAAGGTGAAGGCGGCGATGGTCTATCCGTTCATCGTGCTCGGCGTGGCGGTGGGCATCCTCGTGGCGTTGCTCGTGTTTGTCGTGCCCAAGTTCCAGCAGATTTTTGCCGATCTGCTCAAGGGCGCCCCTCTGCCGCCGCTGACCCGGGCGGTCCTGACGGTGAGTGACGTGGTGCGCAACCACCTGCTGCTGGTGGTTGTGGGGAGCGCGGTTGCCATGGTCGGGTTTCAGCTCTTCCGGCGGAGTCCCGCCGGAGCGAGGATCATCGACACGCTCACCATCCGGATGCCGCTGTCCGGCGAGCTCTTCCTGAAGGTCGTGGTGGCGCGCTTCGCCCGCACGCTGGGCACCCTGTTGTCGAGCGGCGTGCCGATCCTGCCGGCGCTGCTGATCACGCGCGACACCTGCGCTAACGCCCGCATCGCCTCCGCTATCCAGGCAATTCATGACCGCGTGAAGGAAGGTGCCTCCGTGGCCCGACCGCTGGAAGCGGCGGGTGTTTTCCCGCCCATGGTCGCCAGCATGGTCGAGGTCGGCGAACACTCGGGCCAGCTGCCCGAGATGCTCCAGAAAATCGCCGACATCTACGAGGGCGAGGTGGACAACGCCGTGGCCGGCCTCAGCTCGCTCATCGAGCCAATCCTGATCCTGTTCCTCGCCCTCGTGGTCGGCACGATCGTTATCGCGCTGTTCCTGCCCATTATCCGCATCGTGCAGATGCTGACATGA